One Apis cerana isolate GH-2021 linkage group LG15, AcerK_1.0, whole genome shotgun sequence DNA window includes the following coding sequences:
- the LOC107996280 gene encoding erythroid differentiation-related factor 1 isoform X3, whose amino-acid sequence MSESTDSKYDTVNPMPLAIPSDSSKKPVKSTAVVKYSAVQTPATYAQLQCNTDLNLPPSNWLSSSAESYGLQSVWSQTSGFSSFRMAHMFPDCVGEVDVVSDAENIKKLLKLPYNHGVISMVVHRIENTLLLDDFDIHKYLLRQAESDWEWLKKFFYEHIFQNLGDKEKCLFHKTNNRNTLQQRNLVSKFLYHSIVVADNKEQHTKPQLPVKTLEPCLPEPSQEEKVPDPNYNHNFARNIVWTFENIQMLIGTDMPIFGGQTHPCISLRLRDMTKPINVLTGIDYWLDNLMCNVPEVVMCYHLNGIVQKYELIKTEDLPNLDHSKFSPKVIRDVAQNILSFLKNNATKAGHTYWLFKGKDDDVVKLYDLTSLCHDLSDEKGQNPFTVPVAMLLYRVARNMKYSSDYHRQQGTIRMLLKNCIQLLTKEKYPQIVTSAHFMLSDLYIPSDTDPASPGLSDQSDEEDTQSESSINHENEKDLEEEFEEAAFKSLTLANIKEHAECEEPKYKPPPISGTIEERCLAALDHVCHGLECLQYFPIDDNSEEERKEEEEKEQKKRVYEENHLNMAKPFQAIPMPYISLKEDKKEIETEVSSINNSPTHKKRSKQKKVKKLEKVIAKMEPHENEAKALLCKLKAETLPTWQAPKKSDNVSWNIHLKTLLYEKASLIFAVLAENEYVNRNYGASLRYMLAVLRCQKILEIFCDIRNDKSISYLLGRAGDCCFMAVQDWCNVEKHRKDYEIKSEIEERIVEDICRIEDLDSSMYIDGAELLPQRLESLESTLVASYKCYEKALSLEPLDMDKNNLLRRLGNIHNELGVLYMNQAGTRYQQENLVEETSNSSHGVSALLTRSLTHLEAGVKAFETVHDEANLALLHSNTGRLMRLCAHMHVKQNTQERHFYNKALASYQKALQVLSSRKSNPMIWDTITWDLSTTLFTMATLLQDYPTTGCKTEEELEREVVDILQKALKHCDIETPGPRQPVYQFRAATIQHRLASLYHRVYREYEPDTDNIKRKTSLQLCKLYYDKAAKLLLALEQTTEFLTVQMERVALAEHQARCTTTFNGKLKAYQNGLQLILQCKPIIDILCDRNNSQKQKVENVNAVSTKIGKESFEEGKVDEQKLIEDEESLVILLEQRLQFILRSLTKLFVTKNSNNSKKESETLTNLYKQCYSKTLRPVTMTGFKLIQHIAQLLRELEKMLPSSES is encoded by the exons atgtcagAAAGTACGGATTCCAAATATGATACT GTCAATCCTATGCCTCTGGCTATACCATCTGATTCATCCAAGAAACCGGTCAAGTCTACCGCCGTTGTAAAATATTCGGCCGTTCAAACGCCTGCGACTTATGCTCAATTACAATGCAATACGGACTTAAATTTACCACCAAGCAATTGGCTCAGCAGTTCTGCAGAGAGTTATGGCTTGCAAAGTGTTTGGTCTCAAACTTCTGGTTTTTCTAGTTTTCGTATGGCACATATGTTCCCTGATTGTGTAGGGGAAGTTGATGTTGTGTCGGATgcagaaaacataaaaaaattgttaaaattgccTTACAATCATGGAGTCATATCAATGGTGGTTCACAGAATAGAAAATACGTTATTGTTAGACGATTTTgacattcataaatatttgctTAGACAAGCAGAGAGTGATTGGGAGtggttaaagaaatttttttatgagcatatttttcagaatctaggagataaagaaaaatgtttgtttCATAAAACAAACAATAGAAATACTTTGCAACAAAGAAACTTGGTATCTAAGTTTTTATATCACTCAATAGTAGTGGCGGATAACAAAGAACAACATACCAAACCACAATTACCTGTGAAAACTTTAGAACCTTGTTTACCAGAACCTTctcaagaagaaaaagtacCGGATCCAAATTATAACCATAATTTTGCGAGGAATATTGTCTGGACTTTTGAGAATATACAGATGCTTATTGGTACTGATATGCCGATATTTGGAGGGCAAACTCATCCATGTATAAGCCTTAGATTGAGAGATATGACTAAACCCATTAATGTTTTAACCGGTATAGATTATTGGTTAGACAATTTGATGTGTAATGTACCAGAAGTGGTTATGTGTTATCACTTGAATGGTATTGTGCAAAAGTATGAACTAATCAAAACAGAAGATCTTCCTAATTTGGATCATTCTAAATTCAGTCCTAAAGTTATTAGAGATGTTGCACAAAATATCTTAAGTTTCTTAAAGAATAATGCAACTAAAGCTGGACACACGTATTGGTTATTCAAAGGGAAGGATGATGATGtagtaaaattatacgatttaaCTTCTCTGTGTCATGATTTATCAGATGAAAAGGGCCAAAATCCATTCACTGTACCTGTTGCTATGTTACTGTATAGAGTAGCtcgtaatatgaaatattcctCTGATTATCATAGGCAACAGGGTACTATTAGaatgttattgaaaaattgcataCAATTATTGACTAAAGAAAAGTACCCACAGATTGTAACATCTGCACATTTTATGTTATCTGATCTTTATATACCATCTGATACAGATCCTGCTAGTCCAGGTTTGTCGGATCAGAGTGATGAAGAAGATACGCAAAGTGAATCTAGTATTAATCAtgagaatgaaaaagatttggaagaagaatttgaaGAAGCTGCATTTAAGTCTTTAACATTGGCTAATA ttaaagaACATGCGGAATGCGAAGAACCTAAGTATAAGCCACCACCAATTTCGGGTACTATCGAAGAAAGATGTTTAGCCGCTTTAGATCACGTTTGTCACGGACTTGAatgtttacaatattttccCATTGATGATAATTCAGAAGAAGAACgtaaggaagaagaagaaaaggaacaaaagaaaagagtatATGAAGAGAATCATTTGAATATGGCTAAACCTTTTCAGGCCATTCCAATGCCTTATATCTCattgaaagaagataaaaaagaaattgaaactgAAGTGAGCTCGATAAACAACAGTCCTACtcataaaaaaagatcaaaacaGAAGAAAGTAAAGAAACTTGAGAAAGTCATTGCAAAAATGGAACCTCATGAGAATGAAGCAAAAGCATTGCTGTGTAAGCTTAAAGCTGAAACTTTACCTACATGGCAAGCGCCCAAAAAAAGCGATAATGTTAGttggaatattcatttaaaaacattattgtaTGAAAAGGCTTCATTAATTTTTGCCGTGCTCGCTGAAAATGAATATGTCAATAGAAATTACGGCGCGTCCCTGAGATATATGTTAGCCGTTTTAAGATGccaaaaaatattggagatATTTTGTGATATACGAAATGATAAATCTATAAGTTATCTGTTAGGGCGCGCAGGGGATTGTTGTTTTATGGCTGTGCAAGATTGGTGTAACGTCGAGAAACATAGAaaagattatgaaataaaaagtgaaattgaagaaagaatTGTCGAAGATATATGTAGAATAGAAGATTTGGATTCGAGTATGTATAtag ATGGTGCTGAATTACTACCACAACGACTAGAAAGTTTAGAATCTACTTTAGTAGCATCTTATAAATGCTATGAAAAAGCGTTATCTCTAGAACCATTGgatatggataaaaataatcttctaaGACGGCTAGGAAACATTCATAATGAATTAGGTGTGCTTTACATGAATCAAGCTGGaa CACGATATCAACAAGAAAATTTGGTAGAAGAAACATCAAATTCTTCACATGGAGTATCAGCATTGCTTACTCGATCGTTAACTCATTTAGAAGCGGGCGTGAAAGCATTTGAAACAGTTCATGACGAAGCGAACTTAGCACTTTTACATTCAAATACAGGAAGACTCATGCGATTATGTGCACACATGCATGTAAAGCAAAACACTCAAGAACGtcacttttataataaagcaCTTGCGAGTTATCAGAAAGCTTTGCAAGTTTTAAGTTCTAGAAAATCAAATCCTATGATTTGGGATACTATTACATGGGATTTATCTACTACTTTATTTACAATGGCTACGTTGTTGCAAGATTATCCTACAACCGGATGCAAA accGAAGAAGAGTTAGAACGAGAAGTTGTCGATATCTTACAGAAAGCTCTAAAGCATTGTGATATTGAAACGCCCGGACCACGACAACCAGTTTATCAATTTCGGGCTGCAACTATTCAACATCGACTCGCATCTTTATATCATCGTGTATATAGAGAATATGAACCAGATacggataatattaaaagaaaaacaagctTGCAATTGTGTAAGCTATATTATGATAAAGCTGCAAAACTTTTGTTAGCTTTGGAACAAACTACAGAGTTTCTAACAGTTCAAATGGAAAGAGTAGCTTTAGCCGAACATCAAGCTcgtt GTACCACAACTTTTAATGGCAAGTTGAAAGCATATCAAAATGgacttcaattaattttacaatgtaaacctattattgatatattatgtgATAGGAACAATTCTCAAAAGCAGAAggttgaaaatgtaaatgctGTTAGCACTAAAATAGGGAAAGAAAGtttcgaagaaggaaaagttGATGAGCAAAAATTGATAGAAGATGAAGAAAGTTTAGTGATACTACTAGAACAGCggttacaatttatattgcgatctttaacaaaattatttgttactaAGAATAGTAACAATAGTAAAAAAga atCAGAAACTCttactaatttatataaacaatgttATAGTAAAACATTACGGCCAGTTACGATGACTGGTTTCAAGTTGATACAACATATTGCACAACTTTTAcgagaattggaaaaaatgttACCATCTTCAGAATCTTGA
- the LOC107996280 gene encoding erythroid differentiation-related factor 1 isoform X2 → MSESTDSKYDTVNPMPLAIPSDSSKKPVKSTAVVKYSAVQTPATYAQLQCNTDLNLPPSNWLSSSAESYGLQSVWSQTSGFSSFRMAHMFPDCVGEVDVVSDAENIKKLLKLPYNHGVISMVVHRIENTLLLDDFDIHKYLLRQAESDWEWLKKFFYEHIFQNLGDKEKCLFHKTNNRNTLQQRNLVSKFLYHSIVVADNKEQHTKPQLPVKTLEPCLPEPSQEEKVPDPNYNHNFARNIVWTFENIQMLIGTDMPIFGGQTHPCISLRLRDMTKPINVLTGIDYWLDNLMCNVPEVVMCYHLNGIVQKYELIKTEDLPNLDHSKFSPKVIRDVAQNILSFLKNNATKAGHTYWLFKGKDDDVVKLYDLTSLCHDLSDEKGQNPFTVPVAMLLYRVARNMKYSSDYHRQQGTIRMLLKNCIQLLTKEKYPQIVTSAHFMLSDLYIPSDTDPASPGLSDQSDEEDTQSESSINHENEKDLEEEFEEAAFKSLTLANIKEHAECEEPKYKPPPISGTIEERCLAALDHVCHGLECLQYFPIDDNSEEERKEEEEKEQKKRVYEENHLNMAKPFQAIPMPYISLKEDKKEIETEVSSINNSPTHKKRSKQKKVKKLEKVIAKMEPHENEAKALLCKLKAETLPTWQAPKKSDNVSWNIHLKTLLYEKASLIFAVLAENEYVNRNYGASLRYMLAVLRCQKILEIFCDIRNDKSISYLLGRAGDCCFMAVQDWCNVEKHRKDYEIKSEIEERIVEDICRIEDLDSNGAELLPQRLESLESTLVASYKCYEKALSLEPLDMDKNNLLRRLGNIHNELGVLYMNQAGTRYQQENLVEETSNSSHGVSALLTRSLTHLEAGVKAFETVHDEANLALLHSNTGRLMRLCAHMHVKQNTQERHFYNKALASYQKALQVLSSRKSNPMIWDTITWDLSTTLFTMATLLQDYPTTGCKTEEELEREVVDILQKALKHCDIETPGPRQPVYQFRAATIQHRLASLYHRVYREYEPDTDNIKRKTSLQLCKLYYDKAAKLLLALEQTTEFLTVQMERVALAEHQARCTTTFNGKLKAYQNGLQLILQCKPIIDILCDRNNSQKQKVENVNAVSTKIGKESFEEGKVDEQKLIEDEESLVILLEQRLQFILRSLTKLFVTKNSNNSKKEYVFFFFFNFITFFMLFLNIFYLCIYFRSETLTNLYKQCYSKTLRPVTMTGFKLIQHIAQLLRELEKMLPSSES, encoded by the exons atgtcagAAAGTACGGATTCCAAATATGATACT GTCAATCCTATGCCTCTGGCTATACCATCTGATTCATCCAAGAAACCGGTCAAGTCTACCGCCGTTGTAAAATATTCGGCCGTTCAAACGCCTGCGACTTATGCTCAATTACAATGCAATACGGACTTAAATTTACCACCAAGCAATTGGCTCAGCAGTTCTGCAGAGAGTTATGGCTTGCAAAGTGTTTGGTCTCAAACTTCTGGTTTTTCTAGTTTTCGTATGGCACATATGTTCCCTGATTGTGTAGGGGAAGTTGATGTTGTGTCGGATgcagaaaacataaaaaaattgttaaaattgccTTACAATCATGGAGTCATATCAATGGTGGTTCACAGAATAGAAAATACGTTATTGTTAGACGATTTTgacattcataaatatttgctTAGACAAGCAGAGAGTGATTGGGAGtggttaaagaaatttttttatgagcatatttttcagaatctaggagataaagaaaaatgtttgtttCATAAAACAAACAATAGAAATACTTTGCAACAAAGAAACTTGGTATCTAAGTTTTTATATCACTCAATAGTAGTGGCGGATAACAAAGAACAACATACCAAACCACAATTACCTGTGAAAACTTTAGAACCTTGTTTACCAGAACCTTctcaagaagaaaaagtacCGGATCCAAATTATAACCATAATTTTGCGAGGAATATTGTCTGGACTTTTGAGAATATACAGATGCTTATTGGTACTGATATGCCGATATTTGGAGGGCAAACTCATCCATGTATAAGCCTTAGATTGAGAGATATGACTAAACCCATTAATGTTTTAACCGGTATAGATTATTGGTTAGACAATTTGATGTGTAATGTACCAGAAGTGGTTATGTGTTATCACTTGAATGGTATTGTGCAAAAGTATGAACTAATCAAAACAGAAGATCTTCCTAATTTGGATCATTCTAAATTCAGTCCTAAAGTTATTAGAGATGTTGCACAAAATATCTTAAGTTTCTTAAAGAATAATGCAACTAAAGCTGGACACACGTATTGGTTATTCAAAGGGAAGGATGATGATGtagtaaaattatacgatttaaCTTCTCTGTGTCATGATTTATCAGATGAAAAGGGCCAAAATCCATTCACTGTACCTGTTGCTATGTTACTGTATAGAGTAGCtcgtaatatgaaatattcctCTGATTATCATAGGCAACAGGGTACTATTAGaatgttattgaaaaattgcataCAATTATTGACTAAAGAAAAGTACCCACAGATTGTAACATCTGCACATTTTATGTTATCTGATCTTTATATACCATCTGATACAGATCCTGCTAGTCCAGGTTTGTCGGATCAGAGTGATGAAGAAGATACGCAAAGTGAATCTAGTATTAATCAtgagaatgaaaaagatttggaagaagaatttgaaGAAGCTGCATTTAAGTCTTTAACATTGGCTAATA ttaaagaACATGCGGAATGCGAAGAACCTAAGTATAAGCCACCACCAATTTCGGGTACTATCGAAGAAAGATGTTTAGCCGCTTTAGATCACGTTTGTCACGGACTTGAatgtttacaatattttccCATTGATGATAATTCAGAAGAAGAACgtaaggaagaagaagaaaaggaacaaaagaaaagagtatATGAAGAGAATCATTTGAATATGGCTAAACCTTTTCAGGCCATTCCAATGCCTTATATCTCattgaaagaagataaaaaagaaattgaaactgAAGTGAGCTCGATAAACAACAGTCCTACtcataaaaaaagatcaaaacaGAAGAAAGTAAAGAAACTTGAGAAAGTCATTGCAAAAATGGAACCTCATGAGAATGAAGCAAAAGCATTGCTGTGTAAGCTTAAAGCTGAAACTTTACCTACATGGCAAGCGCCCAAAAAAAGCGATAATGTTAGttggaatattcatttaaaaacattattgtaTGAAAAGGCTTCATTAATTTTTGCCGTGCTCGCTGAAAATGAATATGTCAATAGAAATTACGGCGCGTCCCTGAGATATATGTTAGCCGTTTTAAGATGccaaaaaatattggagatATTTTGTGATATACGAAATGATAAATCTATAAGTTATCTGTTAGGGCGCGCAGGGGATTGTTGTTTTATGGCTGTGCAAGATTGGTGTAACGTCGAGAAACATAGAaaagattatgaaataaaaagtgaaattgaagaaagaatTGTCGAAGATATATGTAGAATAGAAGATTTGGATTCGA ATGGTGCTGAATTACTACCACAACGACTAGAAAGTTTAGAATCTACTTTAGTAGCATCTTATAAATGCTATGAAAAAGCGTTATCTCTAGAACCATTGgatatggataaaaataatcttctaaGACGGCTAGGAAACATTCATAATGAATTAGGTGTGCTTTACATGAATCAAGCTGGaa CACGATATCAACAAGAAAATTTGGTAGAAGAAACATCAAATTCTTCACATGGAGTATCAGCATTGCTTACTCGATCGTTAACTCATTTAGAAGCGGGCGTGAAAGCATTTGAAACAGTTCATGACGAAGCGAACTTAGCACTTTTACATTCAAATACAGGAAGACTCATGCGATTATGTGCACACATGCATGTAAAGCAAAACACTCAAGAACGtcacttttataataaagcaCTTGCGAGTTATCAGAAAGCTTTGCAAGTTTTAAGTTCTAGAAAATCAAATCCTATGATTTGGGATACTATTACATGGGATTTATCTACTACTTTATTTACAATGGCTACGTTGTTGCAAGATTATCCTACAACCGGATGCAAA accGAAGAAGAGTTAGAACGAGAAGTTGTCGATATCTTACAGAAAGCTCTAAAGCATTGTGATATTGAAACGCCCGGACCACGACAACCAGTTTATCAATTTCGGGCTGCAACTATTCAACATCGACTCGCATCTTTATATCATCGTGTATATAGAGAATATGAACCAGATacggataatattaaaagaaaaacaagctTGCAATTGTGTAAGCTATATTATGATAAAGCTGCAAAACTTTTGTTAGCTTTGGAACAAACTACAGAGTTTCTAACAGTTCAAATGGAAAGAGTAGCTTTAGCCGAACATCAAGCTcgtt GTACCACAACTTTTAATGGCAAGTTGAAAGCATATCAAAATGgacttcaattaattttacaatgtaaacctattattgatatattatgtgATAGGAACAATTCTCAAAAGCAGAAggttgaaaatgtaaatgctGTTAGCACTAAAATAGGGAAAGAAAGtttcgaagaaggaaaagttGATGAGCAAAAATTGATAGAAGATGAAGAAAGTTTAGTGATACTACTAGAACAGCggttacaatttatattgcgatctttaacaaaattatttgttactaAGAATAGTAACAATAGTAAAAAAgagtatgtttttttttttttttttaatttcattacattcttcatgttatttttaaacatattttatttatgtatatatttcagatCAGAAACTCttactaatttatataaacaatgttATAGTAAAACATTACGGCCAGTTACGATGACTGGTTTCAAGTTGATACAACATATTGCACAACTTTTAcgagaattggaaaaaatgttACCATCTTCAGAATCTTGA